AAATTGGCCTCTGGCGATCGCTTGTTGAATATGATGGTGCTACTACTAGCTTATCCCCAGTGTTTCCCAATACCGAGGGTTGTATCTCGGAGCTAGATCCACAGGCCATCAAAGAGCAGTTGATGCTCCTCAGTCGTACCGAACTGAGAATGTGTATGGGCGATAAATATAGTGCGGTGGTTGAGACGTGCTTGACGTGTCTGGACAAGGGCAATACAGGCTTCGGTGACCCCCAAGACTTTGATAATGGGGGAGGAGTCGAGGTTGGGTCGCAATATGTCGAAAGTATCATAGATCGAATGGGCGCGCTTTGTTTTTAACAATATTTTGTAGACTTGATACAAGCTCAAGCGTTTGCTTTCCTTGACTTATTACACGTCGTGAGATCTGCAGAAGCCTTTCATACAGTTGTGATATCCAATGATATGCCACTGTAGTAGGCTATGCTGCGAGCGGAAAAAGCTATATGCGCTCCGAAGAGAAGTTGCAGCTTGAAAGTCAGCCTCTCTGCGGCTGAGAGATTGCATGCTGACCTTTCCCTCTCCTTCAACAACGCCCGATTGGATTAAGTTCGCTTTCCGGACTGGAATGTCGGTGCTCTAAAGGATTCAATCGGCCAATTGTGCGTTATTCGAGTACTGTTATAATCCACGAGTACCAACATGGATAGTTCTCTTTCGGACCTAGTTCATGACTACCAACTAACCACGCGTTACGAGGGTGCCTACACTATTCACTACCATCGCGATCCTGATGCACCCCCTTCAGCCCCTCATCGTCAAGAACGGTGGAAAAAAGTTCGTACTCTTGGTCATGGTGGCCAAGGGGATGTTATCTTACAAACATGCACCGATGGAGGTCGAAGCTTTGCCAATCGCGCCGTAAAACGAATTTGGCTGGAGAGTGAGAATTCCAAACGATACTATAGACGCGAGCTCGAATCCATAGTCAAGTTCTCCCATGAAAAGGTAAATCAGTGGACAGTCCCTCGCAAACGTATCGTCTCTCGACACAGGCATCTAACAAATCCCAGTACGCTCAGTATTTTGTCAAGTCCCTCGGATGGTATGCGACATCGAACAAGCTGTACATAGCTATGGAATACTTTCCAGATGGAGACTTGTATGCCTACATTCGCGACCACAGACGTCTGACAGACGATGAATGTAGCCACATCACTAGTCAACTCCTGTCGGGTGTCGCTGTTATGCACGAAGCAGGATTTGCCCATCGTGACGTGAAGCCTCAGGTTGGTTCTGAACCAGTATTCAGGACATGACAGCTAACTTGTTGGTAGAACATTCTAGTCTCTAAAATCCCACAGGACCTCGCCCCAAATTCGTGGTGGGTGAAGCTTGCTGACTTCGGTATCAGTAAGAAACTGGGGGCGGAGACGACCGGAACAACCCTGGCTCCAGGGACTCCATTATATATGGCACCCGAGCTCCTTCAATACAACTCTCAGAGCATCCTTGCCGAGAATTACTTCAAGGCAGACATATGGGCTATAGGGATAACTGCTTTCTTCATTTTGACAAAAAGCGTACCATTCCGAAGTCAGCTTGCAATATTGCACTATACAGGGAACTTGGAAGACCTTGCAACTATTCTTGTCAGTTTCCAAGTCACTGAGAATGCTCAGAACTTTGTCGCTGAGATATTAAAACGTCAACCGTGGGATAGACCTGACGCAGAAAGGGTAAAGCAACATACATGGATTCGCCATTGGCTGCCAGAAATTCCAACGCCGGCGGCATTAAGCAGGTAAGCTTCAACTCCCCCACTTTAACCATGGTACTGACCTTTAAAGGCAGCCTTCAATTTCGTCCTGTCGAAGTTCTGTTCAAGATAGCACGGGGGTAACAACAGAGATCTCGACGCTAGCCTCGCAAACCGTTTCGCAAAGATGGACTGGCAATTtccatgatcttgacatTTTGCCGAAGACCCGAGATCAGGTACAGAATATGTACAACATTACTTCCAGGGTAGGAGAAATGGAAATTCCGATTGCAGAGACACAATGGATTACCGAAAAGCAAAATCATAGGCCTGCCAGCATGGGTAATCTGATACGAAATCCACAAAACCCTGGAATATG
This DNA window, taken from Fusarium fujikuroi IMI 58289 draft genome, chromosome FFUJ_chr11, encodes the following:
- a CDS encoding related to Ca2+/calmodulin-dependent protein kinase Ibeta2, encoding MDSSLSDLVHDYQLTTRYEGAYTIHYHRDPDAPPSAPHRQERWKKVRTLGHGGQGDVILQTCTDGGRSFANRAVKRIWLESENSKRYYRRELESIVKFSHEKYAQYFVKSLGWYATSNKLYIAMEYFPDGDLYAYIRDHRRLTDDECSHITSQLLSGVAVMHEAGFAHRDVKPQNILVSKIPQDLAPNSWWVKLADFGISKKLGAETTGTTLAPGTPLYMAPELLQYNSQSILAENYFKADIWAIGITAFFILTKSVPFRSQLAILHYTGNLEDLATILVSFQVTENAQNFVAEILKRQPWDRPDAERVKQHTWIRHWLPEIPTPAALSRQPSISSCRSSVQDSTGVTTEISTLASQTVSQRWTGNFHDLDILPKTRDQVQNMYNITSRVGEMEIPIAETQWITEKQNHRPASMGNLIRNPQNPGIWRDVNILQKLRGWGGQKAT